The window AGAACTACCTGGGAAACTATTCACTTTTTTTCTGTAGAAATGACTGTAAGGGTTTCAAAACAAATTAATTACAAAATAAAACACAAGGCAAGAAGTTCATATCATATCAGCTGTAGTCTGACTTGGACACCCctctgtatatgtactgtatgtaatgcaTGTGCATGTGTATGGAATAGAATAAACAGCAATGAAACCACTAGCCCATTCTCACCATCATCGAACGCTAAAGTCCACAAAGCTCATAATCCCACAATCAATCACAAGGAAGCACATCTTCCAAGATCACTCATATTACATGTTTTGTTTTACCCCAATATGGGTAAGTATGTTATTACAGCCACTCCTCCCATCCTGAGTTACtaatacccttttcacactactgagcagAGATGTACTGCACTAGTCTGGATGCACATCCAGCATCGTTGCGGGAACTATGCTGGTAAGAACAAAGTGACAAGAAAATATCTGagccagcacagtacggtttATGACAGCACAATAGTGTGAAAAGGTGCAAGTTCTTGaacacccccccaaaaaagccaTAGCTAGTTCCACAGAGGAGAGTAGTATTCAGTTCTTCTTGGCCTTGGGGGAGTCGTACTTCCTCTTGCTAGAGAACCACAGGAGCAGGGGGATGCCGATGGAGGGGAGGGTCATTACGCCGAAGGCGGCCCAGTCCagctggagggagaaagagagagggggggtgagggaagAGGGAGATGTGGAGGTCACAGCCAATTAAAAAGGCAGAGGTCAAATTTAGCAAGAAAACATTTGGAAAACAGGGAGATACTTCTAGAACTCGTCCATCAAAAGGGTTTTGTTACAAAACCCTACTGAAGTGGGGTTCTATTTATATTGTATACAAAATGGACAGAGTGGAGAATAAAACAAAATTAATCATGGTTGTTTGCAGTCTAGTTTGTTTGTTTACTAACAAGTTAGCAGTAATCCCAGAGGCCCTGACAGTTATTTTCATGTGTTCCATCAATTGAAGAGAGGGCTGGTTTGGGCAGTATCCTGATTGTCATACTGGGATATTTGGCAATACTGGCATTGAACACAAGGGTTGAGCTGTTTTCAAACACTACTAAtagcattgctaaccttcggATTACAGAGTAACAAGTGCATGTAAAATCCCAGAGAATGCTAACGAGCACATTGTGAACATAAAGTAGTTTGACCCAAACAATACAAGTAACTAAAAAATGCTACTCAGTTTCCTGCAcgaacaaaacaaatattagccagcaaggctcttgatccaggaCAGGATTCTCTGCTGTTAGCTTCTTCAAAAATCAAGCATTTGCTTGCTAACATCTTAGTcaactagctactaaattagcaaaccatatgcacaactgcagaccatTTATCACATTTTAGATTTTAGTTAAGATATCTAGACAggaaacatttagttgtgaattccatactgtgAGTAGATCACCCTGCTGCATAACAGTGAGCGACTCACAAGGCTCCCGTCTCTCGTCGCTGTGTGCTCGTAAACAAACACCACGTGACCACTGACTGGGGACTAACTTAAACTTCATAATGTGTCAGGCGAAATAAAGGCAACATTCTTcatctcctaacgtattgcacaagttgactgcaggtatttacttaaaaagtaatATTCAAAGAAATGGAAATATAAGAACGACAAAGGGCTAGTTTCCTGGACTCAGACTGAGCCCATTTCTACACTAAAAAGATCTTTCAATAAAAGGATCTCCATTGAGCATGCCATTAAGACTATTAGCCATGTTCCCTCTAAACTCCCCGGAACTGCCGCGTAGAAGAAATATCAACCTgcgcagagaagcacgagattagAATGTTCAGTTCAGAGTTTCCCCCCTTAGTTAACAATATCaacatttccctttactgtgggaattgtgatcgaatcactgcaatattagccactttcaatgcaacataccgaaacaaactatgcaagacttagtatgcTAAATTAACTATGCAAGAgcttttgttgtaggcagaacgcatcaGAATAGGATTCTATTACACTGACACCTAAGACTCAGCCCGGTCTGTGTTGTACTCCACACAGACCGGTGTGGCATAGCCAATCGGAGCGGCAGCAggtctatatgcaaatagaccattgctaAAATGGACTGCCtttacagcatgagtggtcgTGAGTAATGCGCTTGTTTCGCAATCAAAGAGAGCGCTGCATGTAGCCATGTGTGCAcgtttgttcatatcctttgctagttagtaaGTTATTTgcccagttatagataatttgtagtcagcaataaagggagtgattgcttcctacaagaggacagaacatgtacatttctagacatctttgaaaagagatttaggaaaaatagcttcttttttttttacttaaaaggGGCAGTTTTGTAtattgagacaggcttgaataacctaagtagccaataggcagagggtatcacaatttgtctgattctctgtcaTAATGTATGGGAATAACAATGCATTTAATtttgtaaagtttttttttttgcatcaaacacaacattttcagtcaccttgcCTGAAGGACAAGCGGATAAAGTGGTTAATGTCAAGCTCCGCATGTTCTAAAAACTCCTACtataggctgaatgatagaacagctatttcaaTGTAAAAaagttatgggatgcattttctccattgtttttgatggtaggcctatATTATGGttaaatagccacagtagcctacttgaccacCATCTGAAACtttaacttaaagtgggtacagcctcagtgttcacagtaaacacgcGCTGGatgttgcacagaattttcacaatgttcaagttAGAGCTCAGCAGACTTGAAATTGGCTCAGTGCCAATTCTTTTTTTGAGGGAACATTGACTATGAGTAAGTTTAATCTGGGTCCAGGAAATCAGCCCGGAGGGCATCAAGTTAAAAACTGTCCATATACAGTGGCTTCGTTAAGTAGTcggacccctagactttttccacattgttacattacagactagaagtcgaccgatttatcggaatggctgatttaaTTAGgggcgatttcaagttttcataacaattggaaaactgtatttttggacactgatttaaaaaaaacaacctttatttcatctttaattaactaggcaagtcagttaagaacacattcttattttcaatgacagcctagttcaggggcagaacgacagattttcaccttgtcagctcgggggacccaatcttgcaaccttacagttaactagtccaacgcaataacgacctgcctctctctcattgcactccacaaggagactgcctgtttcgcaaatgcagtaagccaaggtaagttgctagctagttaaacgtatcttataaaaaacaatcaaccataatcactagttaactacacatggttgatattactagatattatctagcgtgtcctgcattgcatataatctgactgagcatacaagcatctaagtatctgacagaggtggtaggcagaagtagactcgtaaacattcattcaaacagcactttcgggcgttttgccagcagctcttcgttgtgcgtcaagcatgcGCTGTTtgtgacttcaagcctatcaactcccgagatgaggctggtgtaactgaagtgaaatggctagctagttatcgTACGCTAaaagcgtttcaaacgtcactcgctctgagccttggagtggttgttccccttgctctgcatgggtaacgctgcttcgaggttgGCTGtcgtcgttgtgttcctggttcgagcccagtgaggagcgaggagagggacggaagctatactgttacactggcaatactaaagtgcctataagaacatccaataatcaaaggttaatgaaatacaaatggtatagagggaaatagtcctataattcctagaataactacaacctaaaacttcttacctgggaatattgaagtctcatgttaaaaggaaccaccagctttcatatgttctcatgttctgagcaaggaacttaaacgttagctttcttacatagcacatattgcacttttaccttcttctccaacactttgtttttgcattatttaaaccaaattgaacatgtttcattatttatttgaggcgaaatttattttattgatgtattaaatTAAGTtataataagtgttcattcagtattgttgtaattgtcattacaaataaatatatatttttttaaaaacttttttttttttttaatgaaaatcggccaattaattggtattggcttttttggtcctccaataaaatcggtatcagcgttgaaaaatcataatcggtcgacctctattacagacttattctaaaatgcattaaattgtttttcctcatcaatctacccacaatgacaaagcaaaaacaggtttagacatttttgtaaatgtattaccAATAAagaaactgatatcacatttacttaagtattcagaccctttagacagtactttgttgaagcacctttggaagcctCAAGGCTTgttgggtatgacgcaacaaacttagcacacttgtatttggtgagtttctaccaatcttctctgcaaatcctctcaagctctgtcaggttggatggattgcattgctgcacagctattttcaggtctctccagagatgttcgatcgggttcaaggccgggctctggctgggccactcaaggtcattgagacttgtcctgaagccactcctgcgttgtattggctgtgtgcttagggccattgtccttttggaaggtgaaactttgccccagtctgagatcctgagcgctctggagcaggttttcatcaaggatctctttgtacttcgCTCCATTCATCTTTACCTCAACCCTGCCAGTCCCtgccctgaaaaacatcccaacattatgctgtcaccaccatgcttcaccatggggatggtgccaggtttcctccagacgtgatgcgtggcattcaagccaaagagttcaatcttggtttcattagacctgAGAatggtccttcaggtgccttttggcaagcaAGCTGGCTGTCGTGTGCTTTTTActgagtggctttcgtctggccactataccataaagacctgattggtggagtgctgcagagatggatgtccttctggaaggttctcccatcgccacagagaaactctggagctctgtcagaggaaccatagggttcttggtcagctccctgaccaaggaccttcttcCACAatcgctcagtttggccagctcaaggtagagtcttggtagttccaaaccacttccatttaaaaaaaaaaggaggCTACAGTGTTctaggggaccttcaatgctgcagaaatattttggtacccttccccagatctgtgcctagacacaatcctgtctcggagctctacggacaacaccttcaacctcacggcttggtttttgctctgacatgcactgtcaactgtgggaccttatatagacaggtgtgtacctttccaaatcatgtccaatcaacaaaatgtaccacaggtggactccaatcaagttgtagtaaaatctaaaatctcaaggatgatcaatggaaacaggatgcaccggagctcaatttctagtcttatagcaaaaggtctgaatatttGTAAATAAAAGGTTTATTTTTAATACTTttgcaaaaatctgaaaacctgttttcgctttgtcattatggggtattgtgcgtagattgatgaggaaaaaaatataattgaatcaatttcagaagaaggctgtaacaaaacaatgtggaaaaggtcaaggggtccgaatactttccgaatgcactgtttatgcgtatgtatatgtacagtaccagtcaaatttggacacatctactcattcaagggtttctttatttttactattttctacattgtagaataatagtgacgacatcaaaactattaataacacacatggaatcatgtagtatcggaaaaaaagtgttaaacaaatctaaatatattttaaattggagattcttaaagtagccaccctttgccttgatgacagctttgcacacgattggcattctcttaaccagcttcatgagatactcacctggaatgcatttcaattagggccttgttaaaagttaatttgtggaatttctttccttcttaatgcgtttgatccTATTTCTATtttactaggcaaatcagttaagaacaaattcttatttacaatgacggcctaccccgggccaaactctaacccggacgacactgggccaattgcgcgccaccctgtgggactcccaatcacagccggttgtgatacagccaggaatcgaaccagggtctgtagtgacgtctccagcactgagatgcagtgccttagacctttAAGTGCCTTAGACTCGGGAGCCCAAaacttgtgttgtgacaaggtacgggtggtatacagaagatagctctatttggtaaaagaccaagtccatattatggcaagaacagctcaaataagcacaaagaaatgacagtccatcattactttatgatgaaactggctctcatgaggactgccacaggaatgggagacccagagttacctctgctgcaaaggataagttcattatagttaactgcacttcagattgcagcccaaataaatgcttcaagtaacagacacatcaactgttcagaggagaatgcgtgaatcaggccttcatagtcaaattgctgcaaagatccactactaaaggacaccaataagaagacttgcttgggccaagaaccaCGAACCATGGACATTAGAcaagtggaaatctgttctttggtctgatgagtgcaaatgtgtgagaagcagagtaggtgaacagataatcaccgcatgtgtggttcccaccgtgaaacatggaagaggtgtgatggtgctttgctggtgacactgttggtgatttatttagaagtcaaggcagcatggctaccacggcattctgcagcaatacaccatcccatctgttttgtgggactatcatttgtttttcaacagaacaatgacaaaacacacctccatgctgtgtaagggatatttgaccaaagagtgatgagtgctgcatcagattacctggcctccacaatcacccaattgagatggtctgggatgagttggaccacagaatgaaagaaaagctggttgagagaatgccaagtgtgcaaagctgtcatcaatgcaaaaggAGGCTactttaagaatctcaaatataaaatctattttgatttgtttaactcttttttgtggtatttcatagttggtctttactattattctacaatgcagaaaatagtacaaataaagaaaaacccttgaatgagtaggtgtgcccaaacttttgactggtagtttTGTAAGAGGTCTTTGAGAGAAGTCTACTATAACCATGCCAATGGTTTGAAAGGACGAATGATTTACATAGTGGGGGGAGAAACGCCTGTCAAACTCCCTCTGAGCCAAGATCCCACCCTGTCCGGGGGCGCTGGTGTAGCCAACCTGCAGGAAGAAGACATAAGTTTTAATTTCCACAAAAGGTCATGAACATCACTACTCAGCATCAGTCTCTAGTTCAATTGACTAGAGGGAGTTTCCAATGACTTGAAATCAATAACAGGAAGTGTGCAATTGCATAAAAACTATTTTTATCCAGTAAATCAACACCAGCCTAATAGTAGGCCACTGTGTTAGGCTACATTCTACCCGTTAATGTAGCAGAGGAAAGGTTCCAGGctggagagagcagcagagaaaaGAGTGAGTCTGCATCAGACCTGAGTTCAAATACTTCAGCTCTGCTTGATTGAGCACACctgttgcaatggaaccaatacaAAAGCACAAAAAGTTCAAACCCTGACCACATGCCACTGCTTAAGCAAAGAAAGTATTTGAAaggtttcaaatagtatttgaacccaggtctgggccCTTATTTAAAAAGCATCTCAAAATAGGAGTGCTGATCGAGGATAAAGTCCACATCCAtgcaatcttattcattatgacaTAAATGGGGAAAACAAATCCTAGATCAGTATTCCTACTACAGGCCCTGATCTCCATAAATGATTCTACTCTCCCTTACCACGACATGTCCTCCCTCCTGAGCCAGGTAGCTGACAGAAGCAGAGGTGAAATTGAAGTATCCGGCCTTCAGGGGGCGCAGTACCACAGTATGAGAGACATTGCTGGCACTGGGTAGGGTTAAGGTACAAACTAGAGAAACTGATAAGACTTCAGGGTACAATGCAGGCATCATTGAAAAAGATTGGCGCTTTGGAGCCATAAGGACACTGGGCTGAAACACATCTTAGGATTGTGTCTAAAGGATACGGGGCGATCCGGTCCCATTTCACATTCAGCATCCCAGAGACGATGCCAAAATCCTCAGGTGGGAAGGAGTCATCGGACAGCTCAACCTCTAGGGCAGCGCTGTGGAGCGGAGATTGAGTTAAGGCGGATTTTGAAACCAGATGTCGGGATAAGGGTACAGAATTGGGACTAAACGAATAAaccaatatatttattttcagCACAGACTGACATTCAATGACTTGTATTGGCACAGCTTAACACAAAATGTAGTTTTTCCATAATGTGGGG of the Oncorhynchus kisutch isolate 150728-3 linkage group LG17, Okis_V2, whole genome shotgun sequence genome contains:
- the LOC109907420 gene encoding translocon-associated protein subunit beta-like — its product is MRVLYVFALLALLGQGTGEEGARLLASKSLLNRYAVEGRDLTLQYNIYNVGTSAALEVELSDDSFPPEDFGIVSGMLNVKWDRIAPASNVSHTVVLRPLKAGYFNFTSASVSYLAQEGGHVVVGYTSAPGQGGILAQREFDRRFSPHYLDWAAFGVMTLPSIGIPLLLWFSSKRKYDSPKAKKN